The sequence TCGAACCAGAGCCGGTTGTCCCGTTCGATTCCCATGTGGTTGGGCACCACGTCCAGCACCTGCCCCAGGCCGTGCTCGCGCAGGGTGGCGCACAGGGCGGCATGGTCCTCGGGCGAGCCCACCTCGGGGTTGAGCTGCTGGTGGTCCGTGCAGTCGTAGCCGTGGGTGCTGCCCGGCGTCGCCTTCAGGTACGGCGAGGCGTACAAATCACTGACCCCCAGGCGGGCCAGGTAGGGCACCACCGCGCGGGCCTGTTGGAAGGTGAAGCCCTGGTGGAGCTGCAGGCGGTACGTGGACAGCGGCGTGTGGGGCCGGGAGCCCAGCTCCCCCTGCACACGTGTATAGAGGCCCTCGGCCAGGGCTTCAGCGGTCAGGGTGGCGCCCGCCGTTCCGGTGGAGACGGCGCCCTCTTCTTCCAAGCCATCGCGGAGCATTTCGCCCTGAGGTAGGTCCGCTGGAGACCTTCCGCCAGCACGCAGATGCCCGTCCGCCCTCTATCCAACGCTCCATGGGCCGGAAAAAAGCGGAGGGCCCGCCGCGCATGAAGCGCGACGAGCCCTCGGGTACGGCGTGCTGCCGGGCGGACCCGGCGGCGGTGCTCAGCTCAGCTGCTTGTTCACCAGCGCCGTCATCTCGAACATGGTGACGTTCTTCTTGCCACCGAAGATGGGCTTCAGCTTGTCGTCGGCGTTGATCTGCCGCTTGTTCTTGGCGTCCTGGAGGCCCTGCTTCTTGATGTAGGCCCAGAGCTTCTTGACGACCTCGGTGCGAGGCAGCGGCTTGTTGCCGACAATCTCAGCGAGCGCGGCAGAAGGGGTCATCTCCTTCA comes from Pyxidicoccus parkwaysis and encodes:
- a CDS encoding SWIB/MDM2 domain-containing protein, whose translation is MAAKKAAAKKAPAAKKTAGAKRKPNASFMKEMTPSAALAEIVGNKPLPRTEVVKKLWAYIKKQGLQDAKNKRQINADDKLKPIFGGKKNVTMFEMTALVNKQLS